Proteins encoded within one genomic window of Pedobacter africanus:
- the hisB gene encoding bifunctional histidinol-phosphatase/imidazoleglycerol-phosphate dehydratase HisB, which yields MKKILFIDRDGTLITEPEDEQIDSFTKLQFYPKALFYLSKIARELDYDLVMVTNQDGLGTTSHPEENFWPVHNFIMNTFAGEGVTFTEVIIDKTFAHENAPTRKPNTGLLQHFLTEGYDLANSFVIGDRINDVILAKNLRAKAIWLRNNDLLGANEVLEKAETLGEVIALQTQDWVDIYTFLRAGSRSVHHERNTNETKISIEIDLDGTGKADIHTGLNFFDHMLNQIARHGSIDLRIKTDGDLHIDEHHTIEDTGIALGEAFAKAIGNKLGLERYGFCLPMDDCLAQAAIDFGGRAWIVWDAEFKREKVGDMPTEMFYHFFKSFSDAARCNLNIKAEGENEHHKIEAIFKAFAKAIKVAIKRDPDKLVLPSTKGIL from the coding sequence ATGAAAAAAATACTTTTTATAGATCGTGACGGCACGCTGATTACCGAACCGGAGGATGAACAGATCGATTCCTTTACCAAGCTCCAGTTTTATCCAAAGGCCTTGTTTTACCTTTCAAAGATCGCCAGGGAACTGGACTATGACCTGGTGATGGTCACCAATCAGGACGGCCTGGGTACGACTTCGCATCCCGAAGAAAACTTCTGGCCAGTGCACAATTTCATTATGAATACTTTTGCAGGTGAAGGCGTAACGTTTACCGAAGTGATCATCGACAAAACCTTTGCGCATGAAAACGCCCCGACGCGAAAACCCAATACCGGATTGCTGCAGCATTTCTTGACAGAAGGGTATGACCTGGCGAATTCATTTGTTATAGGAGACCGCATCAACGATGTGATACTGGCCAAAAACCTGCGTGCTAAAGCCATATGGCTGCGCAACAATGATCTGCTGGGTGCAAATGAAGTGCTTGAAAAAGCGGAGACACTTGGAGAGGTTATTGCCCTGCAAACCCAGGACTGGGTAGATATCTATACTTTCCTAAGGGCGGGCAGTCGCTCAGTACACCATGAGCGCAACACCAATGAAACCAAAATCAGTATCGAGATAGACCTGGACGGAACGGGAAAGGCCGACATTCATACGGGGTTAAACTTCTTTGACCATATGCTGAACCAGATTGCCCGTCACGGCAGTATCGACCTCCGCATCAAAACAGATGGCGACCTGCATATTGATGAGCACCATACTATTGAAGATACGGGAATTGCCCTGGGGGAAGCTTTTGCCAAAGCCATTGGGAATAAACTTGGCCTGGAACGCTATGGTTTCTGTTTGCCTATGGACGATTGCCTGGCACAGGCGGCCATTGATTTTGGCGGCAGGGCCTGGATTGTGTGGGATGCTGAATTTAAACGCGAAAAGGTGGGTGATATGCCTACAGAAATGTTCTACCATTTCTTTAAGTCATTTAGCGATGCAGCCAGGTGCAACCTGAACATTAAAGCGGAGGGCGAGAATGAGCACCATAAAATTGAAGCCATTTTTAAAGCTTTTGCAAAAGCCATAAAAGTGGCCATTAAACGCGACCCTGATAAGTTAGTCTTACCCAGTACTAAAGGAATACTGTAA
- the hisH gene encoding imidazole glycerol phosphate synthase subunit HisH, producing MIGIVNYGAGNIFSLTSALDRLKLAYGMVNTETDLDKYTHIIIPGVGHAGAAMQKLEQTGLVAPLKALKKPVLGICVGMQLLTQHSEEGNARLMGIVPVKTRLFNKDQGIKIPHMGWNNISHQNNLLFEGVENDAQFYFVHSYFIEYNATFDIATANYGMPFSAAVQKDNFYGVQFHPEKSGVAGERLLKNFSNLKQ from the coding sequence ATGATTGGAATTGTAAATTACGGGGCCGGCAACATCTTTTCGCTGACATCGGCCTTGGACAGGCTGAAACTAGCTTATGGGATGGTAAACACCGAGACCGACCTGGACAAATATACCCACATCATCATTCCGGGTGTAGGCCATGCAGGTGCGGCCATGCAAAAGCTGGAACAGACCGGTTTGGTAGCCCCCCTTAAGGCTTTAAAAAAACCGGTGCTGGGCATATGCGTGGGCATGCAGCTGCTGACCCAGCATTCTGAAGAGGGCAATGCCCGCCTGATGGGCATTGTACCGGTAAAAACACGCTTGTTCAATAAAGATCAGGGGATTAAAATCCCGCACATGGGCTGGAATAATATCAGCCATCAAAACAATTTGTTGTTTGAAGGTGTTGAAAATGATGCACAATTTTACTTTGTGCATTCGTACTTTATTGAATATAACGCTACTTTTGACATCGCGACTGCAAACTATGGGATGCCTTTTTCTGCAGCCGTACAAAAAGACAATTTCTACGGCGTTCAATTTCACCCGGAAAAATCGGGTGTCGCCGGAGAGCGTTTATTAAAGAATTTTTCAAACTTAAAACAATAA
- the hisA gene encoding 1-(5-phosphoribosyl)-5-[(5-phosphoribosylamino)methylideneamino]imidazole-4-carboxamide isomerase, translating to MYIIPAIDILDGKVVRLTEGDYNQKTVYDVSIAEMIETYRSNGTEFIHIIDLNGAKGDFSNQAALFEVIKKTDMRVQYGGGIRTIKQVTDLLDAGIHRVIVGTQAITNPDFLQELSKEVGKKYDYANRIVIAIDVLDEVIKYSGWMESSPIKLMDYVDKCLQLGFFRFLCTDINKDGKLGGAAIELYKKLLEHSPFIKLIASGGVSSMKDIEELDKYDIRSVVVGKAIYENRITIEQIKEWNLKQMTSL from the coding sequence ATGTACATTATTCCTGCAATTGATATTTTAGATGGAAAGGTTGTCCGCCTTACAGAAGGCGACTACAACCAGAAGACAGTTTATGATGTTTCCATCGCTGAAATGATAGAGACCTACCGGTCTAATGGTACAGAATTTATACATATCATAGATTTAAATGGTGCTAAAGGTGACTTCAGCAACCAGGCAGCACTGTTTGAAGTGATCAAAAAAACAGATATGCGCGTGCAGTATGGCGGCGGTATCCGCACCATTAAACAGGTAACGGACCTGCTGGATGCCGGCATTCACAGGGTGATTGTGGGTACACAGGCCATTACAAATCCCGATTTCTTACAGGAACTGAGCAAGGAAGTAGGCAAGAAATACGATTATGCCAACCGCATTGTAATTGCTATTGACGTACTGGACGAAGTAATCAAATACTCGGGCTGGATGGAAAGCTCGCCGATTAAGCTGATGGACTATGTTGACAAATGCCTGCAGCTGGGTTTCTTCAGGTTCCTGTGTACAGACATCAACAAAGACGGTAAGCTGGGCGGTGCGGCCATAGAACTTTATAAAAAGCTTCTTGAACACTCGCCCTTCATTAAACTGATTGCCTCGGGGGGTGTAAGTTCTATGAAAGACATCGAGGAGCTGGATAAATACGACATCCGTTCCGTTGTGGTTGGAAAGGCCATCTACGAAAACAGGATCACCATTGAGCAGATCAAAGAGTGGAATTTAAAACAAATGACCTCGCTGTAA
- the hisF gene encoding imidazole glycerol phosphate synthase subunit HisF gives MLSKRIIPCLDVKDGRTVKGVNFVDLKDAGDPVELAWQYAQQGADELVFLDITATHERRGTTIEMVKAVARQLNIPFTIGGGITTIADAEALLNAGADKISINSAAVRNPALIEDLARAFGVQFVVVAVDTKLVDGRNMVHLNGGRLITELETEDWILRAENLGAGEILLTSMDHDGTKNGFDCPLLDKVSKSINIPVIASGGAGKVAHFTEVFLGTGVDAALAASVFHFGEIPIPLLKQELKKHNIPVRL, from the coding sequence ATGCTGAGCAAACGTATCATTCCATGCCTGGATGTTAAAGACGGGCGGACCGTTAAAGGCGTAAACTTTGTAGACCTTAAAGATGCCGGCGATCCGGTGGAGCTGGCCTGGCAGTATGCGCAGCAGGGAGCTGATGAGCTGGTTTTTCTGGACATTACCGCTACGCATGAACGCAGGGGCACCACCATAGAAATGGTTAAGGCCGTTGCCAGACAACTGAACATACCCTTCACCATTGGTGGTGGCATCACAACCATAGCCGATGCCGAGGCCCTGTTAAATGCAGGCGCCGATAAGATCAGCATCAATTCCGCAGCAGTAAGGAACCCTGCGTTAATTGAAGACTTAGCCAGGGCTTTCGGAGTTCAGTTTGTGGTGGTTGCTGTAGACACTAAACTGGTTGATGGACGCAATATGGTGCACCTGAACGGCGGCAGACTGATTACAGAACTGGAGACGGAAGACTGGATACTCAGGGCCGAAAACCTGGGTGCAGGCGAGATCCTGCTGACCTCTATGGACCATGATGGTACCAAGAATGGTTTCGACTGTCCCTTATTGGACAAGGTTTCAAAGTCGATCAACATACCTGTTATTGCTTCCGGGGGCGCAGGAAAAGTAGCCCATTTTACCGAAGTATTTTTAGGGACAGGTGTTGATGCAGCCCTGGCAGCGTCTGTTTTCCATTTCGGGGAAATCCCGATTCCACTTTTAAAACAAGAATTAAAAAAACACAACATACCGGTAAGGTTATGA
- the hisIE gene encoding bifunctional phosphoribosyl-AMP cyclohydrolase/phosphoribosyl-ATP diphosphatase HisIE: MNIDFEKTQGLVPVIIQDVQTLEVLMLGYMNQEAWDKTQAEGKVTFFSRSKNRLWTKGEESGNFLFVKETHIDCDNDTILIKASPVGPTCHTGSRSCFKTTYNQNFIFELEQIIADRYENPLAESYINKLRGKGLNKIAQKVGEEGVETVIAALNETDEDFVNESSDLVFHLLVLLKEKGKTLADIGLNLEGRHKK; this comes from the coding sequence ATGAACATAGATTTCGAAAAAACACAGGGTCTGGTACCTGTAATTATACAGGACGTGCAGACCCTTGAGGTTTTAATGCTGGGCTATATGAACCAGGAGGCCTGGGACAAAACACAGGCCGAAGGCAAGGTTACCTTCTTTTCGCGCAGCAAAAACCGGCTGTGGACTAAAGGGGAAGAAAGCGGTAATTTCCTTTTTGTAAAGGAGACCCATATTGACTGCGATAATGATACGATACTGATTAAGGCCAGTCCGGTTGGCCCTACCTGCCATACCGGCTCCCGCAGCTGCTTTAAAACAACCTATAACCAGAACTTTATTTTTGAACTGGAACAGATCATTGCCGACAGGTATGAAAACCCTTTAGCAGAATCGTATATCAACAAACTGCGTGGCAAAGGTCTCAATAAGATTGCACAGAAAGTTGGTGAAGAAGGCGTGGAAACTGTAATTGCTGCGTTGAATGAAACCGATGAAGATTTCGTCAACGAGAGTTCCGACCTGGTATTCCATTTACTGGTGTTGCTAAAGGAAAAAGGAAAAACCCTTGCCGATATTGGTTTGAACCTGGAAGGCAGACATAAAAAATAA
- a CDS encoding WD40 repeat domain-containing protein: protein MITHLHTLSGHQNPVYALANAAKENTFYSAGNDKGVVEWSLQNMAFVKVLVAVQSSVYAIHRYENLLFVAQRSGLILVFDLKLEKTIATLHHHQKAVFDIKTITGKNELLSTGEDGTLAVWSLADFSLLYHFTVIQNTVRVIAVNNSETEIALGCKDGLIRIYNSEDYSQIKELQGHSLPVTSLQYSPDGTHLISGGRDAQLKIWALPGYELVNQVAAHMFSVYAIAFHPTASYFATCSQDKSIKLWDSKNFKLYKILSLEKQTPGHFHSINKLIWSTDGRYLISTGDDRQVMVWAVSL, encoded by the coding sequence ATGATTACACATCTGCATACCCTTAGCGGTCATCAAAACCCCGTTTATGCATTGGCAAATGCAGCTAAAGAAAATACATTCTACAGCGCGGGCAATGACAAGGGTGTAGTAGAATGGTCGCTCCAAAACATGGCCTTTGTAAAAGTATTGGTAGCCGTACAAAGCTCGGTGTACGCAATTCACCGGTATGAGAACCTGCTTTTTGTTGCGCAAAGAAGTGGACTGATCCTGGTGTTCGACCTGAAGCTTGAAAAGACCATCGCAACATTACACCATCACCAAAAAGCAGTCTTTGACATCAAGACCATTACCGGCAAAAATGAGTTGCTCAGTACCGGCGAAGATGGAACACTTGCGGTATGGTCATTGGCCGACTTCTCCTTATTGTACCATTTTACTGTAATCCAAAACACGGTAAGGGTAATTGCTGTAAACAACAGCGAAACTGAAATTGCGCTGGGCTGTAAAGATGGGTTGATCCGGATTTACAATTCTGAAGATTACAGCCAGATTAAGGAGCTACAGGGGCATAGCTTACCTGTTACCTCCCTACAATATTCGCCCGACGGGACACACCTGATCTCTGGCGGTCGCGATGCGCAGCTAAAAATATGGGCTTTGCCCGGTTATGAGCTGGTCAACCAGGTTGCTGCCCATATGTTCAGCGTTTATGCCATCGCCTTCCATCCCACCGCTTCTTATTTTGCTACTTGCAGCCAGGATAAAAGTATCAAACTTTGGGACAGCAAGAATTTTAAACTCTATAAGATATTAAGCCTGGAAAAACAAACGCCAGGCCATTTCCATTCCATCAATAAACTGATCTGGAGCACCGATGGCAGATACCTGATCTCGACAGGAGATGACCGCCAGGTGATGGTATGGGCTGTTAGTTTATAG
- a CDS encoding alpha-2-macroglobulin family protein — protein sequence MKHLLRSLFLLLFAVQAAFGQKKLTNSRISDNFTYIYKLSDKEAYAVASEGKTVINDAFLHTRIDSFYHASNKPYRKNLPFGNYLYVKAVKNQLVYRLTPKNNVNLQFINNRKNFQFAIIDLKGRQISTAEVTVGKGKRIRYNATAKLYVAGSGSKEGVITVRYEGVSNFFTYEEQESYGRYAKNDPSLFKKIFEKKRGLGDRKRGVKTGYSGYMVFNKPMYKPLDTVKFKAYLVTSKGKSIGNKPLRVELNKDYNAPGSLLTTLDPYRDGGYEFSFVLADSLQLKLDRNYTIVLKEQQRKEWEQVYQGNFRYEDYELKSVNFTVRTDKNEYSPGNPANIFMKATDENELAVPDGRVEVLVRTNTASKFYSPRLFVKDTLWKTSLVLDPVGETKLLLPDSIFPKADIDFEVSFVFLNSNNERRTASKSLKYRVKEQDVKVEFKKDSLYLDYQVRGNSVRQKASVSLSFPNSDEEEVLKVELPAAIKMNYSASGYYVKTNDGYDDYIFMEDLKPEIKVDAVQGKDSLQVLVNNQHKIPFWYTIFSGNKVFLRGYGTRLDTTIRHTSAKAAHVKLNYSWGEKELDTETSAFYRPGILNVKLLSPDLVYPGQTVNMQVKVTDANDLPVASTDVTAYAYTSKFKNGYSPGIPYFGKPFFARKISPGFEAEDIDLQGEMSLTWERWGKALNLDTIEYYRFTQTKDLYAIQEEGPDTALAVVAPFVVKNGAITPAHIVYIDDVPVYFSQANQLQRYAFRLSPGKHNIQMRTSGYLVSLDDYEFAKGKKTILSVNADLQNTKARVSKLTPLLSAEESAFLTKYMIRIENNFNGDKAILTPVNERRGDSAAYFLSLSQDQPALSSGLLVGPIKENYLTIESGSLKQTFMKEPGYTYTFLPGLLKQKSYGTPYGFNTTLTAFNGSDDYRQYPLKSGELDSIWNNYLDLRSRTTSLINNSYPRGRSYGKLVMKLDTGISNQMPYLKNIVIYKYDEPDFLQVYPGNASYFNVLEQSIYRIIYLFKDNRYFVAEDVDIKAGGINYFEWKGVKIQAADRMSTGIDLQIKSVNIGSNSPRPADAQQNILQNINDRYFNPAILTGRMNGRIIDAKTKLPIVAAAVKIKGASYGVNTGANGYFEIKVPKRGKVIVSFIGYDSREINVINGDAGEIKLDAATALLEEVVVVGYGVQKKQNLTGAISAITSQELGYSGAAQKQEMDARMVIRGLSTSSGGQKPLLIVDGLPFTGDISALDQSSIVSLNILKDAEATAIYGARAAGGVIIVKTKGRNTVLNAAGTPEQQQSSLRSNFSDYAIWQPKLFTDADGKAGFTVKFPDDVTSWTTRLVAMNSRKQAGVAETTIKSFKMLSANFVSPQFALEGDSIGVIGKLMNYSNADETVNRRFSYNGTELLNGKLTFKHAKIDTVPIVARGYKGMAADSLSFEYTMKQDNGYSDGELRKIPVFKAGITETKGLFNALGSDTTIVYKFDPALGKVILRAEASVFPVLLDEIDKLRNYEYLCNEQLASKLRALLLEKSVRKYLGQDFKGEKQIKVLLKKLQDNRRPEGTWGWWQNSGEELWISLHVVETLLEAQKQGYEVVLDKNKLYSYLLDKMTGDVHFDQIYGIKLLSLLNEKYYANDWIIAIEKRRVDLEAKNARERKANSDVPLLPKQPLYEKLQLMHLKQKAGMPVDISWLMGLKKETMFGNFYWGEENRYFWDNSIQNTLMAYQVFKVNGGHKKEMEGIQRYFLEQRKDGQWRNTYESSLILQTILPELMADGRKAEPAAIVLNNENITVFPHHKVIEPAALTLIKKGKTPVYFTAYQQFHNPSPQKVSKDFTVKTWFDQNGETVRKLKAGTLTDLKVEVEVRADADYVMVEVPIPAGCSYENKMQTFWGTETHREYFKHKTSIFCSKLKKGKYMFNIQLMPRYSGNYILNPAKAEMMYFPVFYGREGMKDIAIN from the coding sequence ATGAAGCATCTTTTACGCTCCCTCTTCTTGCTGCTTTTTGCTGTGCAGGCAGCTTTTGGGCAAAAAAAATTAACGAACAGCCGCATTTCGGACAACTTCACCTACATCTACAAGCTAAGTGATAAAGAAGCTTATGCCGTCGCTTCCGAAGGTAAAACGGTTATAAATGATGCTTTTTTGCATACCAGGATCGATTCTTTTTATCATGCATCCAATAAGCCTTACCGCAAAAATCTTCCTTTTGGCAATTATTTATATGTAAAGGCTGTAAAAAACCAGCTCGTATATCGGCTTACGCCAAAAAATAATGTAAATCTGCAGTTCATCAACAATAGGAAAAACTTTCAGTTTGCTATTATCGATCTTAAAGGCCGCCAAATCAGCACTGCAGAGGTGACAGTGGGTAAAGGCAAACGCATACGGTATAATGCAACGGCTAAGCTGTATGTGGCAGGATCGGGATCAAAAGAAGGGGTAATTACGGTCCGGTATGAAGGCGTCAGCAATTTTTTTACTTATGAGGAACAGGAAAGCTATGGCCGTTATGCTAAAAACGATCCTTCTTTGTTTAAGAAAATATTTGAAAAAAAGCGTGGTCTGGGGGACCGTAAACGGGGTGTTAAAACAGGGTATTCAGGTTATATGGTATTCAATAAACCCATGTATAAACCTTTGGATACGGTGAAATTTAAAGCCTATCTGGTTACATCCAAAGGGAAGAGCATCGGGAACAAACCCTTAAGAGTTGAGCTTAATAAAGATTATAATGCGCCGGGCAGCCTGCTTACTACTTTAGATCCTTACCGGGATGGTGGTTATGAATTCAGTTTTGTTTTAGCAGACAGCTTACAGTTAAAGCTGGACAGGAACTACACTATCGTCTTAAAGGAGCAACAGCGAAAAGAATGGGAACAGGTTTATCAGGGCAATTTCAGGTATGAAGACTACGAATTGAAGTCTGTCAACTTTACGGTCAGGACAGATAAAAACGAATACAGCCCAGGCAACCCGGCGAACATTTTTATGAAGGCAACCGACGAAAATGAACTTGCCGTACCCGATGGGCGGGTAGAGGTACTGGTTCGGACCAATACCGCCTCAAAGTTTTACAGTCCCCGGCTTTTTGTTAAGGATACCCTCTGGAAAACCAGCCTTGTGCTTGATCCCGTAGGGGAGACCAAACTCTTGCTTCCCGACAGTATTTTTCCGAAGGCCGACATTGATTTCGAGGTGTCATTTGTATTTTTAAACAGCAACAACGAACGGCGTACAGCCAGCAAATCGCTAAAATACCGTGTTAAAGAGCAGGATGTTAAGGTCGAATTTAAAAAGGATAGCCTGTATCTCGACTACCAGGTCAGGGGCAATTCCGTCAGGCAAAAAGCTAGCGTGTCGCTCAGTTTCCCCAATAGCGATGAAGAAGAAGTCCTGAAGGTTGAACTCCCCGCTGCCATTAAAATGAATTATTCCGCCAGCGGTTACTATGTGAAAACCAACGATGGCTACGACGATTATATCTTCATGGAAGATCTGAAGCCGGAAATAAAAGTAGATGCGGTGCAGGGTAAAGATTCTTTGCAGGTATTGGTTAATAATCAGCATAAAATACCTTTCTGGTACACCATCTTTTCAGGCAACAAGGTGTTTTTAAGAGGTTATGGTACCCGTCTGGATACCACAATCAGGCATACTTCAGCAAAGGCAGCACATGTAAAACTCAATTACAGCTGGGGCGAAAAGGAACTGGATACAGAAACCAGCGCTTTTTACCGGCCTGGTATTTTGAATGTAAAACTGCTGAGCCCCGATCTTGTTTACCCCGGGCAAACGGTAAACATGCAGGTTAAGGTAACCGATGCAAATGACCTGCCGGTTGCCTCAACAGATGTTACCGCATATGCCTATACCAGCAAATTTAAAAACGGGTATTCGCCAGGTATCCCTTATTTTGGCAAGCCATTCTTTGCGCGCAAAATAAGCCCTGGCTTCGAGGCTGAGGACATAGACCTTCAGGGCGAGATGAGCCTGACCTGGGAAAGATGGGGGAAAGCGTTAAACCTGGATACCATTGAATATTATCGCTTTACACAAACAAAAGATTTGTATGCGATACAGGAAGAGGGGCCGGATACGGCCTTAGCGGTTGTTGCCCCCTTTGTGGTAAAAAACGGGGCAATAACACCCGCCCATATCGTTTATATTGATGATGTACCCGTGTACTTTAGCCAGGCCAATCAACTTCAGCGTTATGCATTCCGGCTTAGTCCAGGTAAACACAACATTCAGATGCGCACTTCGGGATACCTGGTGAGTTTGGACGATTATGAATTTGCAAAAGGCAAAAAAACAATATTAAGCGTAAATGCCGACCTGCAGAACACAAAGGCTCGTGTAAGTAAATTAACCCCATTGCTCAGTGCCGAAGAATCTGCTTTCCTTACAAAATACATGATCAGGATAGAGAATAATTTTAATGGCGATAAGGCCATACTGACGCCTGTAAATGAGCGCAGGGGCGACAGTGCCGCATATTTTCTGAGCCTCAGCCAGGATCAACCCGCCCTCAGTTCCGGTCTTTTGGTAGGCCCGATTAAAGAAAATTACCTTACCATTGAATCCGGTTCGCTGAAACAGACCTTTATGAAGGAGCCAGGGTATACCTATACTTTTCTGCCGGGATTGCTCAAACAAAAATCATATGGTACTCCTTATGGTTTCAATACAACTTTAACCGCATTTAATGGCAGCGATGACTACAGGCAGTACCCTTTGAAAAGTGGAGAGCTGGATAGTATCTGGAACAATTATCTGGACTTGAGGAGCAGGACAACATCATTGATCAACAATTCCTATCCCAGAGGAAGAAGCTATGGTAAGCTGGTAATGAAACTAGATACGGGCATTTCGAATCAAATGCCTTACCTGAAAAATATTGTGATCTATAAATACGATGAACCCGATTTTCTGCAGGTATACCCAGGTAATGCAAGCTATTTTAATGTACTTGAGCAGAGCATCTACCGGATCATTTACCTGTTTAAAGACAACCGGTATTTCGTAGCCGAAGATGTAGACATTAAAGCGGGGGGCATAAATTATTTTGAGTGGAAGGGAGTGAAAATTCAGGCCGCGGATCGAATGAGTACAGGAATAGACCTGCAGATCAAATCTGTAAATATTGGCAGCAATAGTCCAAGGCCTGCCGATGCCCAGCAAAATATCCTTCAGAACATCAACGACAGGTACTTTAACCCTGCCATACTTACCGGCAGGATGAATGGTCGTATAATTGATGCGAAAACCAAATTGCCTATAGTAGCTGCGGCAGTAAAAATAAAAGGTGCAAGCTATGGGGTAAATACAGGTGCAAATGGGTATTTTGAAATTAAGGTGCCCAAACGCGGGAAGGTGATCGTCTCGTTTATAGGTTACGATAGCAGGGAAATTAATGTGATCAATGGCGATGCTGGCGAAATTAAGCTTGATGCTGCAACGGCATTGCTGGAGGAGGTCGTTGTAGTGGGCTATGGTGTGCAGAAAAAACAGAATTTAACGGGAGCAATCAGTGCGATTACCAGTCAGGAGCTTGGCTATTCTGGAGCTGCCCAAAAACAGGAAATGGATGCCAGGATGGTGATCAGGGGACTGTCAACAAGCTCCGGCGGACAAAAGCCATTGCTCATTGTCGACGGCCTGCCATTTACCGGAGATATCAGCGCGCTGGATCAGTCCAGCATTGTTTCTTTAAATATCTTGAAAGATGCAGAGGCAACGGCAATTTATGGTGCACGCGCTGCCGGAGGGGTGATCATTGTTAAGACCAAAGGTAGAAATACCGTGCTTAATGCGGCCGGTACGCCGGAACAGCAGCAGTCAAGCCTGCGTAGCAATTTCTCTGACTATGCCATCTGGCAGCCTAAATTATTCACTGACGCGGATGGAAAAGCTGGTTTTACCGTTAAATTTCCTGACGATGTAACCAGCTGGACAACCAGGCTTGTGGCCATGAACAGCCGCAAGCAGGCGGGTGTTGCCGAAACTACAATCAAATCCTTTAAAATGCTGAGCGCCAATTTTGTCTCGCCTCAGTTCGCCCTGGAAGGCGACAGCATTGGTGTAATCGGAAAGTTGATGAACTATAGCAATGCCGATGAAACGGTAAACCGCAGGTTCAGTTACAATGGAACGGAACTCTTAAATGGAAAACTAACTTTTAAGCATGCAAAAATTGATACCGTACCGATTGTAGCCAGAGGATATAAAGGAATGGCCGCAGACAGCCTCAGTTTTGAATATACGATGAAACAGGACAATGGTTATTCTGATGGGGAGCTTCGCAAAATCCCTGTATTCAAAGCTGGGATAACGGAAACAAAGGGCCTTTTTAATGCACTTGGCAGCGATACCACCATCGTTTATAAATTCGATCCGGCTTTAGGTAAGGTTATCCTCAGGGCCGAGGCTTCGGTATTCCCGGTTTTGCTGGATGAGATTGATAAGCTGCGAAACTACGAATACCTTTGCAACGAACAACTCGCCTCTAAACTAAGAGCCCTGCTGCTCGAAAAATCTGTCAGAAAATACTTGGGGCAGGATTTCAAAGGAGAAAAGCAGATCAAAGTGCTGCTGAAAAAACTGCAGGACAATAGACGCCCTGAAGGTACCTGGGGCTGGTGGCAAAACAGCGGTGAAGAATTGTGGATTAGCTTACATGTGGTAGAAACTTTGCTGGAAGCCCAGAAGCAGGGGTATGAAGTAGTGCTTGATAAAAACAAATTGTACAGTTACCTACTCGATAAAATGACAGGCGATGTTCATTTTGATCAGATTTATGGCATAAAATTATTGAGTTTGCTTAATGAAAAATACTATGCCAACGACTGGATTATTGCCATTGAGAAGAGAAGGGTCGATCTGGAAGCAAAAAATGCCCGCGAAAGGAAGGCAAATTCCGATGTGCCATTGCTGCCTAAACAACCGCTATACGAAAAACTTCAGCTGATGCATCTGAAGCAAAAAGCGGGTATGCCGGTAGATATAAGCTGGCTTATGGGCCTGAAAAAGGAAACGATGTTTGGTAATTTTTACTGGGGAGAAGAAAACCGTTACTTTTGGGACAACAGCATCCAGAACACTTTAATGGCTTACCAGGTATTTAAAGTCAATGGAGGGCATAAAAAGGAGATGGAGGGTATTCAGCGTTATTTTTTAGAACAGCGCAAAGACGGGCAATGGCGCAACACCTATGAGTCATCCCTTATTCTTCAAACCATACTGCCTGAACTGATGGCTGATGGCAGGAAAGCAGAACCTGCTGCCATTGTGCTCAACAACGAGAACATTACTGTTTTTCCACATCACAAGGTGATCGAACCTGCGGCGTTAACGCTCATCAAGAAAGGTAAAACTCCTGTTTATTTCACGGCTTACCAGCAATTCCATAACCCAAGTCCGCAGAAAGTAAGTAAAGACTTTACAGTAAAAACCTGGTTTGATCAAAATGGTGAAACGGTTAGAAAGCTAAAAGCAGGTACTTTAACCGATTTAAAGGTAGAGGTTGAGGTACGCGCTGATGCCGACTATGTAATGGTAGAAGTGCCAATTCCGGCAGGTTGCTCGTATGAGAACAAAATGCAGACTTTCTGGGGGACGGAAACGCACCGGGAGTATTTTAAACATAAAACCTCTATTTTTTGCAGCAAACTAAAAAAAGGAAAATATATGTTTAACATTCAACTGATGCCAAGGTACTCCGGTAATTACATCCTGAACCCGGCAAAAGCCGAAATGATGTATTTTCCGGTATTTTATGGCAGGGAGGGCATGAAGGATATAGCTATAAACTAA